A region of Leifsonia xyli DNA encodes the following proteins:
- a CDS encoding GTP cyclohydrolase: MSLATDTEEEDAALEPVPGPWAGAIDRHRAEAAIVELLSALGRDTAGPQVADTPRRVAAAYAEMLDATPLRMTTFPNDEGYDDLVLVRDIPFTSLCAHHLLPFRGVAHVGYLPAGRLLGLSKLARVVEHFSRDLQLQERLTMQVADFLDEQLEPRGVGVVLEAEHLCMSARGVRAAGTLTRTSRFTGELAGPGRELFTERTAGR, encoded by the coding sequence ATGTCACTGGCGACGGATACCGAGGAGGAGGACGCGGCCCTGGAGCCGGTCCCGGGTCCCTGGGCGGGTGCGATCGACCGGCACAGAGCGGAGGCGGCGATCGTCGAACTGCTCTCGGCGCTCGGCCGAGACACGGCCGGCCCGCAAGTGGCCGACACCCCGCGGCGCGTCGCAGCCGCCTACGCCGAGATGCTCGACGCCACGCCGCTCCGGATGACGACGTTCCCGAACGACGAGGGCTACGACGACCTCGTCCTGGTGCGCGACATCCCGTTCACCTCGCTCTGCGCCCACCATCTGCTGCCCTTCCGCGGCGTGGCCCACGTCGGCTACCTGCCGGCGGGCAGGCTCCTCGGGCTCTCCAAGCTGGCGCGCGTCGTGGAGCACTTCTCCCGTGACCTGCAGCTGCAAGAGAGGCTCACCATGCAGGTGGCCGACTTCCTCGACGAACAGCTCGAGCCGCGCGGCGTCGGGGTCGTGCTCGAAGCCGAGCACCTCTGCATGTCGGCCCGTGGCGTCAGGGCGGCCGGCACGCTCACACGCACCTCCCGGTTCACCGGCGAGCTCGCCGGCCCGGGACGGGAGCTCTTCACAGAAAGGACGGCAGGACGATGA
- a CDS encoding transaldolase (catalyzes the reversible formation of D-erythrose 4-phosphate and D-fructose 6-phosphate from sedoheptulose 7-phosphate and D-glyceraldehyde 3-phosphate) — protein MNAIHELRAAGVSIWLDDLSRDDIVSGRLADLVDAHGVTGITTNPTIFATALEKHPEAYADQLASLRASGAGAREAALALVTDDVGAACDILRPVHESTGGAEGFVSIEVTPDTAHDVEATLAEVRELSGLVDRPNLFVKIPSTDAGILALEEATAEGFSINMTLLFGIPRYRQVIAAYRRGLERARAAGATLAGIHSVASFFVSRVDVEVDTRLDALGTPDANALHGRAAVANARLAYAEFAASQEDPVWRALAEAGANPQRPLWASTGVKDPGMRDTRYIEDLVAPLVVDTMPAKTLQAVEDHGRIVPDSVSAGMADAREVVDALAWAGVALDDVSAHLEQKGIISFGDSWERLVAAVTP, from the coding sequence ATGAACGCCATCCACGAACTCCGCGCCGCAGGGGTCAGCATCTGGCTGGACGACCTCTCCCGCGACGACATCGTCTCCGGGCGGCTCGCCGACCTCGTCGACGCGCACGGCGTGACCGGCATCACCACCAACCCGACCATCTTCGCAACCGCGCTGGAGAAGCACCCGGAGGCGTACGCCGATCAACTCGCCTCCCTCCGCGCGAGCGGCGCGGGCGCCCGCGAGGCGGCGCTCGCCCTCGTCACGGACGATGTGGGCGCCGCGTGCGACATCCTGCGGCCCGTCCACGAGAGCACGGGAGGCGCGGAGGGCTTCGTCTCGATCGAGGTGACCCCGGACACCGCGCACGACGTCGAGGCGACCCTGGCCGAGGTGCGTGAGCTGAGCGGCCTGGTCGATCGACCGAACCTGTTCGTCAAGATTCCGTCGACCGACGCCGGCATCCTGGCGCTGGAGGAGGCGACCGCCGAGGGCTTCAGCATCAACATGACCCTGTTGTTCGGCATCCCCCGCTACCGCCAGGTCATCGCCGCCTACCGGCGCGGGCTCGAGCGTGCGCGTGCCGCGGGCGCAACGCTCGCGGGCATCCACTCCGTCGCCTCGTTCTTCGTCTCCCGGGTCGACGTCGAGGTCGACACCCGGCTGGACGCGCTGGGGACGCCGGACGCGAACGCGCTGCACGGCCGCGCCGCCGTCGCCAACGCCCGGCTGGCCTACGCCGAGTTCGCCGCATCACAGGAGGACCCGGTCTGGCGGGCGCTCGCTGAGGCCGGTGCCAACCCGCAGCGGCCGCTGTGGGCGTCGACGGGCGTGAAGGATCCGGGGATGCGCGACACACGCTACATCGAGGACCTCGTCGCCCCGCTCGTCGTTGACACGATGCCTGCGAAGACGCTGCAGGCGGTCGAGGACCACGGGCGGATCGTCCCGGACAGCGTCAGCGCGGGGATGGCCGACGCGCGCGAGGTCGTCGACGCGCTCGCGTGGGCCGGCGTCGCGTTGGACGACGTGTCCGCGCACCTGGAGCAGAAGGGAATCATATCGTTCGGCGACTCGTGGGAACGCCTCGTCGCGGCCGTCACCCCATGA